The Populus nigra chromosome 19, ddPopNigr1.1, whole genome shotgun sequence genome includes a window with the following:
- the LOC133680243 gene encoding L-ascorbate peroxidase, cytosolic-like, whose product MTKNYPTVSEEYIKAVEKAKKKLRSLIAEKSCAPLMLRLAWHSAGTFDVKTKTGGPFGTMRYSAELAHGANNGLDIAVRLLEPIKEQFPILSYADFYQLAGVVGVEITGGPEVPFHPGREDKPEPPPEGRLPDATKGSDHLRDVFGHMGLSDKDIVALSGGHTLGRCHKERSGFEGPWTANPLIFDNSYFKELLSGEKEGLLQLPSDKALLSDPIFRPYVDKYAADEDAFFADYSEAHLKLSELGFADA is encoded by the exons ATGACGAAGAACTATCCAACTGTAAGCGAAGAGTACATCAAAGCCGTTGAAAAGGCCAAGAAGAAGCTGAGAAGCTTGATTGCTGAGAAGAGCTGCGCTCCTCTCATGCTTCGTCTAGC ATGGCACTCAGCTGGAACCTTCGATGTTAAGACAAAAACCGGTGGGCCCTTTGGTACCATGAGGTACTCGGCAGAGCTGGCACATGGCGCTAACAATGGTCTCGACATTGCTGTCAGACTCCTTGAGCCCATCAAGGAGCAGTTTCCCATCCTCTCCTATGCCGATTTCTACCAA CTTGCTGGTGTTGTTGGTGTTGAAATCACTGGTGGTCCTGAGGTTCCTTTCCACCCTGGGAGAGAG GACAAGCCTGAGCCACCTCCAGAAGGCCGTCTGCCTGATGCTACTAAGG GTTCTGATCACTTGAGGGATGTCTTCGGCCACATGGGCCTCAGTGATAAGGATATTGTAGCTCTCTCTGGGGGCCACACCCTG GGAAGGTGCCACAAGGAGCGCTCTGGTTTTGAGGGGCCCTGGACTGCTAACCCTCTCATCTTTGATAACTCTTACTTCAA GGAGCTCTTGAGTGGGGAGAAGGAAGGGCTTCTACAACTGCCATCTGACAAAGCTCTTCTATCTGACCCTATCTTCCGCCCATATGTTGACAAATATGCTGCT GATGAAGATGCTTTCTTTGCCGATTATTCCGAAGCTCATCTGAAGCTCTCCGAACTGGG ATTTGCTGATGCCTAA